The genomic DNA CGGGGAACGCGTCCGACCGTATGAACAGACGCGCGCCTGGTCTCACATCGAACCGAAGTACCGCTTTCACCCGTCGTCCGGGGACCCGGCACAGGATGGAGGTGGTACTTCTTGTTTCCCCGGCGGGTCATGTTTCTCATCCCTGCGATTACAGGGTAAAAGGAGGTTGAGTAGCAACATGGCAATTACCAGACGACAGTTCGTTACGCGCCTCTCGGCGCTGGCGGCTGCTGCGGGTCTGGGCCAGTCTGACCTTTCTCAGGTCACCCAAGCGTTTGCGCACTGGAATGCTGCCGATGCAAGCGGTCTCGTGAAGCCCAAGGTTATTTGGGTCCACGGTGCCGAGTGCACCGGCTGTTCCACGTCCGCCCTCGGACTTCTCGAGGACTACCGCGCAGAGGCTGTACCTGGCACAGGCATCTCTACGGCCGCTGCTTTGACTGCTATTGCAGTCAACGCATCAATGGCTGATCCAGACACCACCCTGACCGGTGGCGTTCTCGACGACCCGCATGGTCACCGTACGCTTGACAAGTACGGTCTTGCACTCGACGGCACCACGTCCGTCACGATCGCCGACGTGCTCATCGACTTCATCGATCTCAAGTACCATGAGACGATCATGGGCATGGGCGGCGACCTTGCTGCGAAGTACCTGTGGAATGAGTACAACAATGACGGCACGGACTTCATACTCGTCGTCGAAGGCGCTGTACAGCCGAGCGATCAGGGCGGCTACTGGGGCGAAGACGGATCCGTTCCGTGGTGCTCCATCGCTGCGACCGATACCGGCCACGAGCTTGCGTTCGACGAGGTCGTCGAGACACTCGCTACTCGCAGCGAATGCCTGGCTACGCTCGCTCTCGGCCAGTGTGCTACCTACGGCGGCTATCCGGGTTGCGTTGGCTCCGGCCTCGTGAAGCAGTCTGACTCCGACTCCATGAGCCAGACCGGCGCGCTCGGTGTCTACGACTTCTTGAAGGACGTCGTCGGCGGTGGATACGAAAAGGTTGTCAACGTTCCCGGTTGCCCGGTGAACCCATGGTGGTTCGTGCTGACGGTCGTTCTGTTCCTGCACGACCTGGCCACCTCGAGCGGCGGCGCCCTCATCGGCACCGACACCTCTGGTCGCCTCAGCAACGTCTACAGCCACCAGCTCCACGGTCGCTACTGCCCGTGGTATGCCGACTACGCCCTGCGCGATTTCGCGGCGTTCCCCGGCGACGATGGCTGCATGAAGGAGATCGGCTGCAAGGGTCTCTACACGATGACGACTTGCGGCATCCACGGTTGGAACGGCATGCAGGGCACGAACGCCAAGCTCACGCTCGCCGGCAATGC from Actinomycetota bacterium includes the following:
- a CDS encoding twin-arginine translocation signal domain-containing protein: MAITRRQFVTRLSALAAAAGLGQSDLSQVTQAFAHWNAADASGLVKPKVIWVHGAECTGCSTSALGLLEDYRAEAVPGTGISTAAALTAIAVNASMADPDTTLTGGVLDDPHGHRTLDKYGLALDGTTSVTIADVLIDFIDLKYHETIMGMGGDLAAKYLWNEYNNDGTDFILVVEGAVQPSDQGGYWGEDGSVPWCSIAATDTGHELAFDEVVETLATRSECLATLALGQCATYGGYPGCVGSGLVKQSDSDSMSQTGALGVYDFLKDVVGGGYEKVVNVPGCPVNPWWFVLTVVLFLHDLATSSGGALIGTDTSGRLSNVYSHQLHGRYCPWYADYALRDFAAFPGDDGCMKEIGCKGLYTMTTCGIHGWNGMQGTNAKLTLAGNAAADLSLNEAFCGETPAGEKTSGNCLKAGSPCMGCTEKGYPDRFVPFVIR